From Urocitellus parryii isolate mUroPar1 chromosome 8 unlocalized genomic scaffold, mUroPar1.hap1 SUPER_8_unloc_1, whole genome shotgun sequence, one genomic window encodes:
- the LOC144251518 gene encoding pre-mRNA-splicing regulator WTAP-like yields MVDPAINLFFLKMKGELEQTKDKLEQAQNELSAWKFTPDSQTGKKLMAKCRMLIQENQELGRQLSQGRIAQLEAELALQKKYSEELKSSQDELNDFIIQLDEEVEGMQSTILVLQQQLKETRQQLAQYQQQQSQASAPSTSRTTSSEPVEQAEATSKDCSRLANGPSNGSSSRQRTSGSGFHREGNTTEDDFPSSPGNGNKASNSSEERTGRGGSSYVNQLSAGYESVDSPTGSENSLTHHSNDTDSSHDPQEEKAVSGKGNRTVGSRHVQNGLDSSVNVQGSVL; encoded by the exons ATGGTAGACCCAGCGATCAACttgtttttcctaaaaatgaaaggCGAACTGGAACAGACTAAAGACAAACTGGAACAAGCCCAAAATGAACTGAGTGCCTGGAAGTTTACGCCTGATAG CCAAACAGGCAAAAAGTTAATGGCGAAGTGTCGAATGCTTATCCAGGAGAACCAGGAGCTTGGAAGGCAACTGTCCCAGGGTCGTATTGCACAGCTTGAAGCAGAGTTGgctttacagaagaaatatagTGAGGAACTTAAAAGCAGTCAGGATG AACTAAATGACTTCATCATACAACTTGACGAAGAAGTAGAAGGTATGCAGAGTACCATTCTAGTTCTTCAGCAACAACTGAAGGAGACGCGCCAGCAGTTGGCTCAGTACCAACAGCAGCAGTCTCAAGCCTCAGCCCCAAGTACCAGCAGGACTACATCTTCTGAACCTGTAGAACAGGCAGAGGCCACAAGTAAAGACTGCAGTCGTCTGGCAAATGGACCAAGCAATGGCAGCTCCTCCCGTCAGAGGACGTCTGGGTCTGGATTTCACAGGGAGGGGAACACAACAGAGGATGACTTTCCTTCTTCTCCAGGGAATGGTAATAAGGCCTCCAACAGCTCAGAGGAGAGAACTGGCAGAGGAGGTAGTAGTTACGTAAACCAACTCAGTGCGGGGTATGAAAGTGTAGACTCTCCCACGGGCAGTGAAAATTCTCTTACACATCATTCAAATGACACAGACTCCAGTCATGACCCTCAAGAGGAGAAAGCAGTGAGTGGGAAAGGTAACCGAACTGTGGGCTCCCGCCACGTTCAGAATGGCTTGGACTCAAGTGTAAATGTACAGggttcagttttgtaa
- the LOC144251524 gene encoding proto-oncogene Mas-like, with translation MDGSNVIPTVAEASLNASGRGNASVGSPRPHIPVVHWVIMGISPLGLVGNGILLSFLCFRMRRSPFTVYITHLSIADISLLFCIFILSIDYALDYELSSGHYYTIVTLSVTFLFGYNTGLYLLTAISVERCLSVLYPIWYRCHRPKHQSALVCALLWALSCLVTTMEYVMCIDSEEGHSRSDCRAVIIFIAVLSFLVFIPLMLVSSTILVVKIRKNTWTSHSSKLYMVIMVTIIIFLIFAVPMRVLYLLYYEYWSTFGNLHNLSLLFSTINSSANPFIYFFVGSSKKKRFKESLKVVLTRAFKDEMQPRRPEGNGHTISIEMVV, from the coding sequence ATGGATGGGTCCAACGTGATCCCGACGGTCGCGGAAGCGTCCCTGAACGCCTCGGGCCGCGGGAACGCCTCCGTGGGGAGTCCGCGTCCGCACATCCCCGTGGTGCACTGGGTCATCATGGGCATCTCCCCGCTGGGGCTGGTGGGAAATGGAATTCTCCTCTCGTTCCTCTGCTTCCGGATGAGGAGAAGCCCCTTCACGGTCTACATCACCCACCTGTCCATCGCGGACatctccctgctcttctgtatTTTCATCCTGTCCATCGACTACGCTTTAGACTATGAGCTCTCTTCTGGCCACTACTACACGATCGTCACGTTATCGGTGACTTTCCTGTTTGGCTACAACACGGGCCTCTATCTGCTGACGGCCATCAGTGTGGAGAGGTGCCTGTCAGTCCTCTACCCCATCTGGTACCGATGCCACCGCCCCAAGCACCAGTCGGCACTGGTCTGCGCCCTCCTGTGGGCGCTTTCTTGCTTGGTGACCACCATGGAATATGTCATGTGCATCGACAGCGAAGAGGGTCACTCCCGAAGTGACTGCAGGGCGGTCATCATCTTCATAGCCGTCCTGAGCTTCTTGGTCTTCATTCCCCTCATGCTGGTGTCCAGCACCATCTTGGTGGTGAAGATCCGAAAGAACACGTGGACGTCGCACTCCTCGAAGCTGTACATGGTCATCATGGTCACCATCATCATATTCCTCATCTTCGCCGTGCCCATGAGAGTCCTCTACCTGCTGTACTACGAGTACTGGTCCACGTTCGGGAACCTGCACAACCTCTCTCTGCTCTTCTCCACCATCAACAGTAGCGCCAACCCTTTCATTTACTTCTTTGTGGGCAGCAGCAAGAAGAAGCGGTTCAAGGAGTCCTTAAAAGTGGTTCTGACCAGGGCTTTCAAAGATGAAATGCAGCCTCGGCGCCCGGAGGGCAATGGCCACACCATCTCCATCGAGATGGTCGTCTGA